A DNA window from bacterium contains the following coding sequences:
- a CDS encoding DNA recombination/repair protein RecA — translation MSDKSKALELALAGIEKQFGKGAIMKLGDSARMKVECVPTGILPLDVALGVGGLPKGRVVEIYGP, via the coding sequence ATGTCAGATAAGTCGAAAGCCCTCGAGTTGGCGCTCGCCGGAATCGAGAAGCAGTTTGGCAAAGGCGCGATCATGAAGCTGGGGGACAGCGCGCGGATGAAGGTCGAGTGCGTCCCGACCGGCATCCTGCCTCTGGACGTCGCGCTCGGGGTGGGCGGCCTGCCCAAGGGCCGCGTCGTCGAGATCTACGGCCC
- the thiL gene encoding thiamine-phosphate kinase: protein MAEAQTVGSMGEDAAIAAIARAIGVQAMPEGWVGIGDDAAVTEVSAGLKAVTTTDLLVEGVHFRRSTISPWDLGWKAMAVNVSDVAGMGAVPRWATVSLALAADVPLAWLEAFYQGAQALASRYGLFIVGGDTVRSGDGVTIAVTVVGEARAPLMRTDAQAGDAVIVTGPVGASAAGLWVLEHPAEAEPLAPQVREALAAAHRRPIPQVEAGCALSALGKRLALMDNSDGLARSVLWLAGANGLHLELDAETLPITAETREAARLAGVDPLEWALYGGEDYNLVLTCPDAHVPAALAAIAASQATGTVVGRCRAGETGASLKDAIGRVVRLETSRTFQHFG from the coding sequence ATGGCCGAAGCACAAACCGTCGGATCCATGGGGGAGGACGCCGCGATCGCGGCGATCGCCCGGGCCATCGGCGTCCAGGCCATGCCCGAGGGCTGGGTCGGCATCGGCGATGACGCGGCCGTGACCGAGGTCTCGGCGGGCCTCAAGGCCGTCACCACCACCGATCTGCTGGTCGAAGGGGTGCACTTCCGTCGCTCGACCATCTCCCCATGGGATCTGGGCTGGAAGGCCATGGCGGTCAACGTCTCGGACGTCGCCGGTATGGGGGCCGTGCCCCGCTGGGCGACGGTGTCGCTGGCGCTGGCAGCCGACGTTCCCCTTGCGTGGCTCGAAGCCTTCTACCAGGGCGCCCAGGCGCTGGCGAGCCGCTACGGCCTCTTCATCGTCGGGGGCGACACCGTGCGCTCGGGTGACGGCGTCACGATCGCCGTCACGGTGGTCGGCGAAGCGCGAGCGCCCCTCATGCGGACCGACGCTCAGGCTGGTGACGCCGTGATCGTGACCGGGCCGGTAGGGGCGTCGGCGGCCGGGCTATGGGTGCTGGAGCACCCCGCCGAGGCCGAGCCCCTCGCACCTCAGGTGCGCGAGGCACTGGCAGCAGCGCACCGCCGCCCGATCCCCCAGGTGGAGGCCGGCTGCGCCCTCTCGGCGCTGGGGAAACGCCTTGCCTTGATGGATAACAGCGACGGGCTCGCGCGCTCGGTCCTATGGCTGGCCGGCGCGAACGGCCTGCACCTGGAGCTCGACGCCGAGACCCTCCCCATCACCGCCGAGACCCGCGAGGCCGCGCGCCTGGCGGGTGTCGATCCGCTGGAGTGGGCCCTGTACGGGGGCGAGGATTACAACTTGGTCCTCACCTGCCCCGATGCGCACGTCCCCGCGGCGCTTGCGGCGATCGCCGCAAGCCAGGCCACGGGCACGGTGGTGGGCCGCTGTCGCGCAGGCGAGACGGGCGCGAGCCTGAAGGACGCGATCGGGCGCGTCGTGCGCCTCGAGACCTCGCGCACCTTCCAGCACTTCGGCTGA
- a CDS encoding exo-alpha-sialidase, giving the protein MVRSLATLIAAAALTGCGANGMQGAPIGDAAPQVAQGWQSVKVAPEGTAPCLVSRKAGGYALAYATDKLGDRHVYFTSSSDGERWTPPVVVAKGPLSDEAPALCEDASGTLHLFFGSNRTERYAVYETTSTDGQGWSAPEALPSDLKDDQDGNFPAIAPLPSGGLAIAYETYAGIRFRTRSAQGKWSNGETVATTAGEPALTAGPDGKITLAYASYQKLYVRTRTAQGTWTSASALTGAPAESPALAADGKGGLWLVHAQETGDFLNLAERSYANGRWSEATAFTLGETDDQTPSALFLPDGKRAVAWSSSKAGRASGLYFARSQ; this is encoded by the coding sequence ATGGTCCGAAGCCTCGCAACCTTGATCGCCGCTGCCGCCCTCACCGGGTGCGGTGCGAACGGCATGCAAGGCGCGCCCATCGGCGATGCGGCACCTCAGGTCGCCCAGGGCTGGCAATCGGTCAAGGTCGCCCCGGAGGGCACCGCGCCCTGCCTCGTTTCGCGCAAGGCCGGCGGCTACGCCCTCGCCTACGCCACCGACAAGCTGGGGGATCGCCACGTCTACTTCACCTCTTCGTCGGACGGCGAACGCTGGACCCCGCCGGTCGTGGTCGCCAAGGGTCCCCTGAGCGACGAGGCCCCCGCCCTCTGCGAGGACGCGTCGGGCACCCTCCACCTCTTCTTCGGATCCAACCGCACCGAGCGCTACGCCGTGTACGAGACCACCTCGACCGACGGCCAAGGCTGGAGCGCCCCCGAGGCCCTGCCCAGCGATCTCAAGGACGACCAGGACGGCAACTTCCCCGCGATCGCTCCTTTGCCCTCGGGCGGGCTTGCGATCGCCTACGAGACTTACGCCGGCATCCGCTTCCGCACCCGCAGCGCGCAGGGCAAGTGGAGCAACGGCGAGACCGTCGCCACCACCGCGGGTGAGCCCGCCCTGACGGCCGGCCCCGACGGCAAGATCACCCTCGCCTACGCGTCCTACCAGAAGCTCTACGTCCGCACCCGCACCGCCCAGGGCACCTGGACCTCCGCCTCGGCCCTGACGGGCGCGCCTGCCGAGAGCCCGGCGCTTGCCGCCGACGGCAAGGGCGGCCTCTGGCTGGTGCACGCTCAAGAGACGGGCGACTTCTTGAACCTGGCCGAGCGCAGCTACGCGAACGGCCGCTGGAGCGAGGCAACCGCATTCACCCTCGGCGAAACCGACGACCAGACTCCGTCGGCCCTCTTCTTGCCGGACGGAAAGCGCGCAGTGGCCTGGAGTTCGAGCAAGGCCGGACGAGCAAGCGGGCTTTACTTCGCACGATCGCAATAA